In Aulosira sp. FACHB-615, the following are encoded in one genomic region:
- a CDS encoding PAS domain S-box protein: protein MRLQDQLINLPTLDYLINFSPLMISPDSYLVDAIILMSQKLTQNQSLTGLNRYLQPDIWTQQENSCILVVECGYLLGIITTKDVVNIIASGVDITKTKVSEVMVTALITLKESYATDIFTAWSLLRHYQISYLPIVDTQGQLKGITTASVLIQAFNRDTILGIKTALQQPQNNYRQISCVSCSTHHHHPQGIKYKSPTFTPIQQEFQPTRKKLQMVEEKLHHTQNELEKLVAENKRLQQEISEYQKAEAAWQNHDRLDSERKDAAFQASEAKFQHFAENIQAFIWCQDPQTRQFLYINPAYEKIWGRSRQSLQEQPLSWMDAVHPDDRDRVDQVVTQHLAGEATEIEYRILRPDGLMRWVWDRTFAMRDQQGNICYYAGIVEDITERKHTEESLRESEARLSLALEAAHMGIWEWKIPTNETLWSANMGSLYGLHNGTLCPTTTDFLELVHTEDRQTFTQAVTATLQQGVKFIVEYRTVWPDGSIHWLNSTGQLYYDENNQPSRLTGTTTDIGKRKQAEQQIQEQAALLDIVTNAIVVRDLQNQILFWNQGAERMYGWQAQEAINQNADELLFQQPSGTIPIAIEQVLNTGTWQGELHKVTKSGKEIIVESRWTLMHDSAGQPKSILIVDTDITQRKQLEEQFFRTQRLESLGNLAGGIAHDLNNILTPILAASQLLKLKFNPDTERYYQLMTIIENNAKRGADLVKQVLSFARGFKGDRTIISIKHLVSEMLLIVKQTFPKSIEFAITIPENLSAVSGDITQLHQVLMNLVVNARDAMPDGGKIEISAENRLIDQAYAQMNLDAQAGNYIELTIADNGMGMPPEVLNRMFEPFFTTKEIGIGTGLGLSTVLGIIKSHGGFLNVSSKVGKGTKFQLFLPAVEGCQGTRSENLAAPLGAGELILVVDDEAKILEIATIVLENYNYQILTASNGIEAIALYAQHKHQIKAVLMDMIMPEMDGLTAILTLKKMNPQVKIIACSGFNPHEGLSEVVNANVQLVLPKPFTAQDLLNSLQHILRDKN from the coding sequence ATGCGACTACAAGATCAGCTAATTAATTTGCCGACTTTAGATTATCTGATTAATTTTTCTCCTTTAATGATTAGTCCTGATAGTTATCTAGTCGATGCTATTATCTTGATGAGTCAGAAGCTAACTCAAAATCAGTCGCTGACTGGCTTAAATAGATATTTACAGCCTGATATTTGGACTCAACAAGAAAATAGCTGCATCTTGGTCGTAGAATGTGGATATTTATTAGGAATAATTACCACCAAAGATGTAGTAAATATAATTGCATCGGGAGTAGATATTACTAAAACCAAGGTGTCTGAGGTGATGGTGACAGCCTTGATTACTCTCAAAGAAAGTTATGCAACAGATATATTCACAGCTTGGTCACTATTGCGACACTATCAAATTAGTTATTTGCCAATTGTAGATACCCAAGGGCAATTAAAGGGAATTACGACTGCTAGTGTTTTAATCCAAGCTTTTAACCGTGACACAATACTAGGTATCAAAACAGCTTTACAGCAACCACAAAATAATTATCGCCAAATTAGTTGCGTAAGTTGTTCTACTCACCATCATCACCCACAGGGAATTAAATATAAATCGCCGACATTTACCCCAATTCAGCAAGAATTTCAACCAACTCGTAAAAAACTTCAGATGGTAGAAGAAAAACTGCACCACACTCAAAATGAGTTAGAAAAACTCGTGGCAGAAAACAAGCGGTTGCAGCAGGAAATCTCGGAATACCAAAAAGCTGAAGCAGCTTGGCAAAATCACGATAGGCTTGATTCCGAACGAAAAGATGCAGCATTTCAGGCTAGTGAGGCAAAATTTCAGCATTTTGCTGAAAATATCCAAGCTTTTATTTGGTGCCAAGACCCCCAAACCAGGCAATTTTTGTATATTAATCCAGCTTATGAAAAAATCTGGGGTCGTTCTCGCCAGAGTTTGCAAGAACAGCCTCTATCATGGATGGATGCGGTACATCCAGATGATCGCGATCGCGTTGATCAAGTGGTAACGCAACATTTGGCTGGAGAAGCAACCGAAATCGAATATCGCATTTTACGTCCTGATGGTTTGATGCGTTGGGTATGGGATCGCACCTTTGCAATGCGGGATCAACAAGGAAATATTTGTTATTACGCGGGAATTGTTGAAGATATCACTGAACGCAAGCATACAGAAGAATCATTGCGTGAGAGTGAAGCCAGACTCAGTTTAGCTTTAGAAGCAGCACACATGGGTATTTGGGAATGGAAGATTCCGACGAATGAAACCCTTTGGTCTGCCAATATGGGGTCACTTTATGGTTTACATAATGGGACATTGTGTCCAACAACAACAGATTTTTTGGAGTTAGTGCATACAGAAGATCGGCAAACTTTTACTCAGGCTGTGACTGCTACTCTTCAACAAGGTGTGAAATTTATTGTGGAATATCGGACTGTTTGGCCTGATGGTAGTATTCACTGGCTCAATTCTACTGGTCAACTGTACTACGACGAAAACAACCAACCCAGCCGATTGACGGGAACAACCACAGATATCGGCAAACGCAAACAAGCTGAACAGCAAATTCAAGAACAAGCCGCTTTACTAGATATTGTCACCAATGCCATCGTCGTGCGAGATTTGCAAAATCAGATTCTTTTTTGGAATCAAGGTGCGGAACGTATGTATGGTTGGCAAGCCCAAGAAGCAATTAACCAAAACGCCGATGAACTTTTATTTCAACAACCTTCAGGCACAATTCCCATTGCCATAGAACAAGTACTTAATACTGGTACTTGGCAAGGCGAATTACATAAAGTTACCAAATCTGGCAAAGAAATTATTGTCGAAAGTCGCTGGACACTGATGCACGATAGTGCAGGACAACCCAAATCTATTTTGATTGTTGATACAGATATTACCCAAAGAAAACAATTAGAAGAACAGTTTTTTCGTACCCAAAGATTAGAAAGCCTGGGGAATCTAGCTGGTGGAATTGCCCATGACTTGAACAATATTTTAACCCCGATTTTGGCAGCATCTCAACTATTAAAATTGAAATTTAACCCAGACACCGAGCGTTATTATCAGTTAATGACAATTATTGAAAATAATGCCAAACGTGGTGCAGATTTGGTGAAACAAGTATTATCTTTTGCGCGGGGATTTAAAGGCGATCGCACGATTATTTCCATTAAGCACTTAGTTTCGGAAATGCTGTTGATTGTCAAACAAACATTTCCCAAATCCATTGAATTTGCCATCACGATTCCTGAAAATTTGTCGGCTGTATCTGGAGATATTACCCAGCTACATCAAGTGCTAATGAATTTAGTTGTTAATGCCCGTGATGCCATGCCAGATGGCGGTAAAATCGAAATTTCTGCTGAAAACAGATTGATTGATCAAGCCTATGCCCAAATGAATTTGGATGCTCAAGCCGGAAATTATATCGAGTTAACCATAGCTGATAATGGTATGGGAATGCCGCCAGAAGTATTAAATAGAATGTTCGAGCCATTTTTTACCACCAAAGAAATTGGTATAGGCACAGGATTAGGTCTTTCGACAGTGCTAGGGATTATTAAAAGTCATGGTGGTTTTCTGAATGTTTCTAGCAAAGTTGGCAAAGGAACTAAATTTCAATTGTTTTTACCAGCAGTCGAAGGCTGTCAAGGAACAAGAAGCGAAAATTTAGCAGCACCTTTAGGCGCAGGCGAATTAATTTTAGTGGTTGATGATGAAGCAAAAATTCTAGAAATTGCTACCATCGTCTTAGAAAACTACAATTATCAAATTTTGACTGCGAGTAACGGTATTGAAGCGATCGCACTTTATGCCCAACACAAGCACCAAATCAAAGCTGTACTGATGGATATGATTATGCCCGAAATGGACGGACTAACAGCAATTCTCACTTTGAAAAAAATGAATCCGCAAGTCAAAATCATTGCTTGCAGTGGCTTTAATCCCCATGAAGGCTTGAGCGAAGTTGTCAATGCTAATGTACAACTAGTTTTGCCAAAACCTTTTACGGCACAAGACTTATTGAACAGTTTACAGCATATCTTGAGAGACAAAAATTAG
- the smc gene encoding chromosome segregation protein SMC encodes MVYVKRVELTNFKSFGGTTSVPLLPGFTVISGPNGSGKSNILDALLFCLGLASSKGMRADRLPDLVNNTQTAKGRASVEASVTVTFDLTGEDISRRDAEAQSEELEGEIENSDSALSTQHSALNGEWSVTRRLRVTHQGTYTSNYYINGAACTLTELHEELESLRIYPEGYNVVLQGDVTSIISMNARERREIIDELAGVAAFDRKIHQAKGTLDEVKEKEDSCRIIETELTAQRDRLSQDRAKAEKYQKLRTEYLHKQSWEAVLSWRSLQAQQEKLATEIQNGDRSHHDLTLQLETLNVGITQKTAELEKLNAHVKALGEEELLAVQSSLATQEAERKQLQRQQTELETTSQETAKRLVQTQQEIHQQQQALGEIAETQNVERQSIVYFQQQRDEAEQALQKSREAAAEIATASEAWVQQQTALNRQIETVLQTLEPQRTEQAQLRERNSQLQELINEQTELIATLEPQLAEKQAECVRVETEFNASSEPIQNLAQNLAATEQELQIQQDTQKRLSNEQREKQRQLDKIEAQTQAQQEVQGTQASKVIIQSGMPGVCGLVVHLGRVEPRFQLALEIAAGARLGHIVVDDDGIAAAGIELLKQKRAGRATFLPLNKIQAPRITQDATLRLANGFVSYAVNLVECDRRYKDVFNYVFGNTVVFASLEQARKNLGLYRIVTLDGELLETSGAMTGGSTNQRSALRFGTGEAAESDEAIALKSRLTDIERILDRCIDAIASLSSKTKQLTQELTEARQARREQQLQLEQLQKDIKALTTQLEGTRSQLAQNTEKFSAAQSRLEILDKDLPGQEAQLQQLRHVLAELEASQTPSEWQQIQAVIKTQEQQLQQRESALREAEQRLKNLENQQQRLQERIQEAEQKIAQYHQEQEVSQQKIQTLSTQHAALSTQITETRAKLSEMEKSLGEEKVKRDAIEQEVRSHLLRQQQLEWELEKLQETQQKRREELEALQNQLRELLPELPSPLPEVPEQVDLEELQKELRSLAKRLQAMEPVNMLALEEYERTQNRLQELTEKLQTLEAERTELLLRIENFTTLRQRAFKEAFDAVNENFQSIFATLSEGDGYLQLDNPEDPFNSGLNLVAHPKGKPVQRLASMSGGEKSLTALSFIFALQRYRPSPFYAFDEVDMFLDGANVERLARMIKQQAQLAQFIVVSLRRPMIESAERTIGVTQARGAYTQVLGIKLTSSNTSA; translated from the coding sequence ATGGTGTACGTCAAGCGCGTGGAACTTACCAACTTCAAATCCTTCGGCGGTACTACTTCAGTCCCTTTGCTGCCGGGGTTTACTGTCATATCTGGGCCGAATGGTTCCGGTAAGTCGAATATTTTGGATGCGCTGTTGTTTTGTTTGGGACTCGCCAGTTCTAAGGGGATGCGGGCCGATCGCCTGCCGGATTTGGTAAATAATACTCAAACGGCTAAAGGACGTGCATCTGTGGAAGCTAGTGTCACGGTGACGTTTGATTTGACGGGGGAGGATATCTCACGCAGAGACGCAGAGGCGCAGAGTGAGGAATTAGAGGGAGAAATTGAGAATTCTGACTCAGCACTCAGCACTCAGCACTCAGCACTCAATGGTGAATGGAGTGTAACTAGACGGTTGCGGGTGACTCATCAAGGAACTTACACGTCAAATTACTATATCAATGGTGCGGCTTGTACGCTGACGGAGTTGCATGAGGAGTTGGAGAGTCTGCGGATTTATCCTGAAGGCTATAACGTGGTGTTGCAAGGGGACGTGACTAGCATTATCTCGATGAATGCGCGGGAGAGGCGGGAAATTATTGATGAGTTGGCGGGGGTGGCGGCGTTCGATCGCAAAATTCACCAAGCTAAGGGTACCTTAGATGAGGTGAAGGAGAAGGAAGATAGTTGTCGGATTATTGAGACGGAGTTAACTGCACAGCGCGATCGCCTTTCTCAAGATAGGGCGAAGGCGGAAAAATATCAAAAGTTGCGGACGGAATATTTACACAAGCAATCTTGGGAAGCGGTGTTATCGTGGCGTTCGCTGCAAGCACAGCAAGAAAAGTTAGCGACGGAAATTCAAAATGGCGATCGCTCTCATCATGATTTAACACTACAATTAGAAACTTTAAATGTCGGCATTACCCAAAAAACGGCTGAATTAGAAAAGCTTAATGCTCATGTCAAAGCTTTGGGTGAGGAAGAATTATTAGCAGTACAGTCTAGCCTTGCTACTCAAGAAGCGGAACGTAAGCAACTCCAGCGTCAGCAAACAGAATTAGAAACAACTTCCCAAGAAACGGCTAAACGCTTGGTGCAAACTCAGCAGGAAATCCACCAGCAGCAGCAAGCTTTGGGAGAAATTGCCGAAACCCAAAATGTCGAACGGCAATCGATTGTATATTTTCAACAGCAACGGGATGAGGCGGAACAAGCACTGCAAAAATCCCGCGAAGCCGCCGCCGAAATTGCCACCGCCTCGGAAGCTTGGGTACAGCAACAAACTGCACTGAACCGCCAAATTGAAACTGTGTTGCAAACTCTGGAACCGCAACGCACAGAGCAAGCACAATTAAGAGAACGCAATAGTCAGCTACAAGAACTCATTAACGAACAAACTGAGTTAATTGCTACTTTAGAACCACAATTGGCAGAAAAGCAAGCTGAATGTGTGCGAGTTGAGACAGAATTTAACGCCTCTAGTGAACCCATCCAAAATTTAGCCCAAAATCTGGCGGCGACAGAACAGGAATTACAAATTCAGCAAGATACGCAAAAGCGGCTTTCTAATGAACAACGGGAAAAACAACGCCAGTTAGATAAAATTGAGGCGCAAACCCAAGCACAACAAGAAGTCCAAGGAACGCAAGCTAGTAAGGTAATTATCCAATCGGGGATGCCTGGGGTTTGTGGTTTGGTGGTACATTTGGGACGGGTGGAACCCCGTTTTCAGTTGGCGTTGGAAATTGCGGCGGGTGCGCGGCTGGGACATATCGTAGTTGATGATGATGGGATAGCTGCGGCTGGGATTGAATTACTCAAGCAGAAACGCGCCGGGAGAGCGACATTTTTACCCTTAAATAAAATACAAGCTCCCAGAATTACTCAAGATGCGACGCTACGATTAGCAAACGGCTTTGTCAGTTATGCTGTGAATTTGGTTGAATGCGATCGCCGTTATAAAGATGTGTTTAACTATGTTTTTGGTAACACAGTCGTCTTCGCCAGCTTAGAACAGGCGCGGAAAAACCTCGGTTTATATCGCATCGTCACCTTAGATGGGGAATTATTAGAAACCAGTGGCGCAATGACTGGTGGTAGTACAAATCAGCGTTCAGCATTGCGCTTCGGTACAGGGGAAGCGGCGGAATCAGATGAAGCCATTGCGTTGAAAAGTCGCTTGACAGATATAGAACGGATTTTAGATCGTTGTATTGATGCGATCGCTTCTTTATCCAGCAAAACCAAACAACTCACCCAAGAACTCACCGAAGCCCGTCAAGCACGCCGCGAACAGCAATTGCAATTAGAACAGTTGCAAAAAGATATTAAAGCTTTGACGACGCAATTAGAAGGGACGCGATCGCAACTTGCCCAAAATACCGAAAAATTCTCCGCCGCCCAATCTCGCCTAGAAATTTTGGATAAAGATTTACCAGGGCAAGAAGCGCAATTACAACAACTGCGTCATGTTTTAGCAGAATTAGAAGCATCTCAAACGCCTAGTGAATGGCAGCAAATTCAAGCCGTAATTAAAACCCAAGAGCAACAATTACAACAACGGGAATCCGCATTACGGGAAGCGGAACAACGGCTGAAAAACTTGGAAAATCAGCAACAGCGTTTACAAGAACGCATCCAAGAAGCTGAACAAAAAATTGCTCAGTATCATCAAGAACAAGAAGTTTCTCAGCAGAAAATCCAAACCCTCAGCACCCAGCACGCAGCACTCAGCACTCAAATCACCGAAACTCGCGCCAAACTCAGCGAAATGGAAAAAAGTTTGGGTGAAGAAAAGGTAAAACGTGACGCAATTGAACAAGAAGTGCGATCGCATTTACTCCGTCAGCAACAATTAGAATGGGAACTCGAAAAACTCCAAGAAACCCAGCAAAAGCGGCGGGAAGAACTAGAAGCGTTGCAAAATCAATTGCGAGAACTACTTCCAGAATTACCCAGCCCTTTACCAGAAGTACCAGAACAGGTAGATTTAGAAGAATTGCAGAAAGAATTGCGATCGCTTGCCAAACGCCTGCAAGCAATGGAACCTGTAAATATGCTGGCGTTAGAAGAATACGAACGCACCCAAAACCGCCTGCAAGAACTCACAGAAAAATTACAAACATTAGAAGCCGAACGCACCGAATTATTATTAAGAATTGAAAACTTTACCACCTTGCGACAACGCGCCTTTAAAGAAGCCTTTGACGCGGTAAACGAAAACTTCCAATCAATTTTCGCCACCCTCTCAGAAGGCGACGGCTACCTGCAACTCGATAATCCTGAAGATCCCTTTAACAGTGGTTTAAACTTAGTCGCCCACCCCAAAGGTAAACCCGTACAAAGATTAGCTTCCATGTCTGGGGGAGAAAAATCCCTCACCGCCTTAAGCTTTATTTTCGCCCTGCAACGCTATCGTCCATCACCTTTTTATGCCTTTGATGAAGTAGATATGTTTTTAGACGGGGCAAACGTAGAACGATTAGCTAGAATGATCAAACAACAAGCACAACTGGCACAATTCATAGTTGTGAGTTTGCGTCGTCCGATGATAGAATCAGCCGAACGCACCATTGGCGTTACTCAAGCACGAGGCGCTTACACCCAAGTTTTGGGAATTAAGTTAACATCCTCGAATACATCTGCTTGA
- a CDS encoding CYTH domain-containing protein, with protein MAKEIERKFLVKGDAWKNLGKGSVYRQGYIATKNSVTVRVRIANNRGYLTIKSPSVNCSRSEFEYEIPLTDAEEMLDTLCDRPLIEKVRYKVELNGLIWEIDEFDGDNKGLILAEVELTDEQQQIEIPEWIGAEVSTDGRYFNSNLAKFPFSKW; from the coding sequence ATGGCTAAAGAAATAGAACGGAAATTTTTAGTGAAGGGAGATGCCTGGAAAAATCTAGGTAAAGGTAGTGTGTATCGACAAGGATATATTGCTACTAAAAACTCAGTTACAGTCAGAGTAAGGATTGCTAACAACCGGGGTTATTTAACCATTAAAAGTCCGAGTGTGAATTGTTCTCGCTCTGAATTTGAATATGAAATTCCCCTAACAGACGCAGAAGAAATGTTAGATACATTATGCGATCGCCCGTTAATTGAAAAAGTACGGTACAAAGTAGAATTAAACGGGTTAATCTGGGAAATTGATGAGTTTGATGGTGATAATAAAGGATTAATCTTAGCAGAAGTTGAATTAACTGATGAACAACAACAAATCGAAATCCCAGAATGGATTGGTGCAGAAGTTTCTACTGATGGGCGGTATTTCAACAGTAATTTAGCTAAATTTCCCTTTTCAAAATGGTAA